The Nitrosomonas cryotolerans ATCC 49181 genome includes a window with the following:
- a CDS encoding MFS transporter — MRSLPYWYLSGFYFFHFAFIGAFAPYWSLYLQSLSFNAFQIGVLMSLLQATRIFAPAAWGWLADHTGKRVFIVQLAAITGLISYCGVFLGESFLWIFVVMLFMSFFWSASLPLIEAITLSHLGNNTDRYGRIRSWGSIGFILAVVGTGYLLDRVEIYWLLWVVLGFKLGIAIFSYQIPEAEITTHSTDDDSVRKICNRPEVRAFLVASLLMLFAHGAYYTFYSIYLVENGYDKGIIGWLWAIGVICEIGIFFFMSCLMRHFCLKQILVFSFVCAIVRFLMIGWGVESLFIIVFAQILHAATYGTHHVAAMIVVHHFFRGRHQAKGQAIYTSIAFGIGGTFGSVFSGYSWEWLGPNITFTVSAIAALLGLSLITWKMKALIIDSNKNE, encoded by the coding sequence ATGCGCTCATTACCTTATTGGTATCTTTCTGGCTTCTATTTCTTTCATTTCGCATTTATTGGTGCATTTGCTCCCTATTGGAGCCTGTATCTTCAGTCGCTTTCTTTTAATGCCTTTCAAATCGGAGTGTTAATGTCGTTGCTGCAGGCAACACGTATTTTTGCACCTGCTGCATGGGGTTGGCTTGCTGATCATACAGGCAAACGGGTATTCATTGTACAGCTAGCAGCAATTACGGGATTAATAAGTTATTGTGGTGTTTTTTTAGGTGAATCTTTTCTCTGGATCTTTGTAGTTATGCTGTTTATGAGCTTCTTCTGGAGTGCATCATTACCGTTGATAGAAGCCATTACTCTTTCTCATCTAGGCAACAATACTGATAGATATGGGCGAATACGTTCATGGGGATCAATAGGATTTATCTTAGCTGTCGTCGGTACCGGCTATCTATTAGATAGAGTGGAAATTTATTGGTTGCTGTGGGTGGTGCTGGGATTTAAATTAGGTATCGCGATTTTTTCATATCAAATTCCCGAAGCAGAGATCACTACTCACAGCACTGATGATGATTCAGTACGGAAAATTTGTAATCGCCCTGAAGTAAGGGCTTTTTTAGTTGCCAGCCTACTGATGTTGTTTGCACATGGTGCATACTATACCTTTTACTCAATTTATCTTGTGGAAAATGGCTACGATAAGGGAATCATTGGTTGGCTTTGGGCAATCGGTGTAATCTGTGAAATCGGAATCTTTTTTTTCATGTCATGCTTAATGCGACACTTCTGCTTGAAACAGATTCTGGTTTTTAGTTTCGTATGCGCAATAGTGCGCTTCTTAATGATAGGCTGGGGAGTTGAATCACTCTTTATTATAGTATTTGCACAAATCCTGCACGCTGCAACCTATGGAACACATCACGTTGCGGCCATGATAGTCGTGCATCATTTTTTTCGGGGCCGCCATCAAGCCAAAGGACAAGCCATATATACCAGTATCGCGTTTGGTATAGGGGGTACATTCGGAAGTGTGTTCAGCGGTTATTCCTGGGAATGGCTAGGACCCAACATAACATTCACAGTCAGTGCCATAGCGGCCTTGCTGGGTTTGAGCTTGATAACCTGGAAAATGAAAGCGTTGATAATAGACAGCAACAAAAATGAGTGA
- a CDS encoding carboxypeptidase M32 yields MTIDKNYRDLVEKLTEISRLNGIMSTLSWDQEVMMPSGASEARARQISTLAGIIHERTTDPQLGTCLAAIQKEGFGSLNTLMACNIREAQRNFDLETKVPKRLAMEMAELSSSAHSVWIAARKENKFSSFSPVLKHFLELKKEWAQCVFPDLNPYDANIDNFERGTTMAEITPIFELLKKELIPFIRIIQESEHQPANSFLQGSFPIDKQEALARKISQDIGFEFNQGRMDVSVHPFCGGGHPTDVRITTRYDESNFIESLYAVIHETGHGLYEQGRMLQERDLPASESLTMGIHESQSLFWERMIGQSKFFCAHYFETIRTVFPQNLHGISADSFYQAINICKPDFIRVQADELTYPLHIILRYEIEKGLFDGSMNVDDLPEIWNEMMMQYLGIKPPTDTLGVLQDSHWSGGAFGYFPSYTLGAIYACQFYKTMQNELPDTEKNIEVGNFIPIKAWLNQKIHSQGRLYTPQELVQRITGEVLNPNHFISYLKKKYTAIYQLS; encoded by the coding sequence GTGACTATTGATAAAAATTACCGGGATCTGGTTGAGAAGCTAACCGAAATTTCCCGACTCAATGGCATCATGAGCACATTAAGCTGGGATCAAGAGGTAATGATGCCATCAGGTGCCTCGGAAGCACGGGCACGACAAATTTCCACACTGGCGGGGATCATCCATGAACGCACAACCGATCCGCAGCTTGGTACATGTTTAGCTGCAATACAAAAGGAAGGTTTCGGATCTCTTAATACATTAATGGCCTGCAATATTCGCGAGGCACAACGTAACTTTGATCTAGAAACTAAAGTCCCTAAAAGATTAGCCATGGAGATGGCCGAACTGAGTTCCAGTGCTCACTCCGTGTGGATCGCAGCCCGTAAAGAAAACAAATTTTCGAGCTTCTCGCCCGTATTAAAACACTTTCTTGAATTAAAGAAAGAATGGGCGCAATGTGTATTCCCAGACTTGAATCCATATGATGCCAATATTGATAATTTTGAGCGCGGGACGACTATGGCCGAAATTACACCCATATTTGAACTGCTAAAAAAAGAGCTCATTCCGTTCATTAGAATTATTCAGGAGAGCGAGCACCAACCTGCCAATTCATTTTTACAAGGCAGCTTTCCAATCGATAAACAGGAAGCCTTAGCCCGTAAAATCAGCCAGGATATCGGTTTTGAATTTAATCAGGGCCGTATGGATGTCTCTGTTCATCCCTTTTGTGGAGGCGGGCATCCAACCGATGTACGTATCACTACCCGTTACGATGAATCGAATTTTATTGAGTCATTATATGCAGTTATTCACGAAACAGGACACGGTCTTTATGAGCAGGGACGCATGCTCCAAGAGCGAGATTTACCTGCATCAGAATCGCTCACTATGGGTATTCATGAATCCCAATCTCTTTTTTGGGAGCGCATGATCGGGCAAAGCAAATTTTTCTGTGCTCATTATTTTGAAACGATTCGTACGGTTTTTCCACAAAATTTGCATGGAATATCAGCTGATTCATTTTACCAAGCCATTAATATCTGCAAGCCGGATTTTATTCGTGTCCAAGCGGATGAACTGACCTATCCACTGCATATCATTTTACGTTATGAAATTGAAAAGGGATTGTTCGATGGATCAATGAATGTCGATGACTTGCCCGAAATCTGGAATGAGATGATGATGCAATATTTGGGCATTAAACCGCCGACTGATACCTTGGGCGTTTTGCAGGATTCACACTGGAGTGGGGGAGCATTTGGTTATTTTCCCTCATATACCTTGGGTGCGATTTACGCCTGCCAATTCTATAAAACCATGCAGAATGAACTTCCTGATACAGAAAAGAATATTGAAGTTGGTAACTTCATTCCGATTAAAGCCTGGCTAAATCAGAAAATTCATAGTCAAGGCAGGCTTTATACACCACAAGAATTAGTGCAAAGGATAACAGGGGAAGTGCTAAATCCGAATCATTTTATTAGTTACCTCAAAAAAAAATATACCGCTATTTATCAGTTGAGTTAG